From Pseudomonas sp. CCI4.2, one genomic window encodes:
- a CDS encoding GGDEF domain-containing phosphodiesterase — MGYIKKRTLGGSYGLPSIFNHWIPDISPRIRRLGLAVILLSYLAASTHLYLAGGVRLGYPSLMMVPVLLASLLFGVPGVLPSALPAALLITALGSQFSDGAVWVTELPFRSLLYVLIGMMVAIPIHIYAFYSRKLNYVMRHDPGTGLPGRRALFETLDQVFKSPLQLKTKNGLAVISINNIHDISHTFGYEAADTLIAALWEQLIDAFESHATVYHYNRDCLAVLFFSSDENLTKQTRTVECIFERSIIYEGLPIHFDAHIGYARLSGDDRREVVNRAESASEYAREMGMRSALYTSAMALDKRQNLILMGGLLDALHSAELTLHFQPKINLKTGQLVGFEALSRWQHPTLGNVPPDRFIPLIERTALIHAFSLWAIETALIKFNSFKKQGVLTVVAVNLSSHNLINDEFPKQVIHLLDKYNVDSCYLEFEITESEIMRNPEKAIEVLKELSGMPISISIDDFGTGYSSLAYLHKLPATQIKIDRSFIQDINHDSGLRKIVSAAIVLAHSLGMKVVAEGVETEDQYRLLERLGCDSAQGYLIARPMPDDQILKWFEQWVAPSLTADLYEA, encoded by the coding sequence ATGGGTTATATCAAGAAAAGGACGCTGGGAGGGTCATACGGCCTGCCTAGCATTTTCAATCACTGGATACCCGATATATCCCCTCGCATCAGGCGCCTAGGGTTGGCAGTGATTTTGCTTTCCTACCTAGCTGCCTCCACCCATCTCTACCTAGCAGGCGGAGTCCGTTTAGGTTATCCGTCGCTCATGATGGTTCCGGTGCTACTCGCCAGCTTGTTATTTGGCGTGCCGGGCGTCTTGCCAAGCGCTCTACCGGCTGCATTGCTAATAACCGCCCTTGGCTCGCAATTTAGCGACGGTGCAGTTTGGGTAACCGAGCTGCCCTTTAGATCGCTGCTGTACGTTCTAATTGGCATGATGGTTGCCATCCCTATACATATCTATGCGTTTTACAGCAGAAAATTAAACTACGTAATGAGGCATGACCCAGGCACCGGATTACCGGGGCGTCGCGCACTGTTTGAAACACTTGATCAGGTCTTTAAGAGCCCGCTTCAACTAAAGACTAAAAATGGCTTGGCGGTCATCTCAATTAATAACATACATGATATAAGCCACACGTTCGGTTATGAGGCTGCCGACACACTAATTGCGGCGTTATGGGAGCAACTTATTGACGCGTTTGAATCCCACGCAACCGTCTACCACTATAACCGGGACTGCCTTGCTGTACTGTTTTTTAGTTCGGATGAAAACCTGACAAAACAAACGCGAACCGTGGAATGTATCTTTGAGCGATCCATCATATATGAAGGCTTGCCCATCCATTTTGATGCACATATAGGCTATGCCCGGCTCTCGGGCGATGACCGACGCGAGGTCGTCAATCGAGCAGAGTCAGCCAGCGAATATGCCCGAGAAATGGGCATGAGGTCAGCGCTCTATACGTCGGCCATGGCGCTGGACAAGCGTCAAAATTTGATTCTTATGGGCGGCCTGTTGGACGCGCTGCACTCTGCGGAGTTAACGCTGCACTTCCAACCAAAAATAAATTTGAAAACCGGCCAATTGGTTGGGTTTGAAGCCTTGTCACGCTGGCAACATCCAACGTTGGGTAACGTCCCCCCTGATCGTTTTATTCCGTTAATCGAACGAACAGCATTGATCCATGCGTTTAGCCTTTGGGCAATAGAAACAGCGTTGATCAAATTCAACAGTTTTAAAAAGCAGGGGGTGCTGACGGTCGTCGCCGTCAATTTGTCGAGCCATAATCTGATCAATGACGAATTTCCTAAGCAGGTTATTCATCTGCTTGATAAATACAACGTAGACAGCTGTTACCTGGAGTTTGAGATTACCGAGTCGGAAATAATGAGAAATCCTGAGAAAGCCATTGAGGTGCTCAAGGAATTGAGCGGTATGCCCATCAGCATTTCCATTGACGACTTCGGCACTGGGTATTCCTCGCTCGCCTATCTACACAAATTGCCCGCCACCCAAATCAAGATTGACCGCTCCTTCATTCAGGACATTAATCACGACTCTGGCCTGCGAAAAATTGTTTCTGCGGCGATTGTCCTGGCTCATAGCTTGGGCATGAAAGTAGTGGCAGAGGGCGTAGAGACAGAGGATCAATACCGATTACTTGAAAGGCTGGGTTGCGACAGCGCCCAAGGTTATCTCATCGCTCGCCCTATGCCAGACGATCAAATATTGAAGTGGTTTGAGCAGTGGGTCGCGCCTTCTTTAACAGCCGATCTTTATGAAGCCTAA